One genomic window of Glycine soja cultivar W05 chromosome 9, ASM419377v2, whole genome shotgun sequence includes the following:
- the LOC114424932 gene encoding probable proteasome inhibitor produces MASEKLVLAVIRAARPTFRNQNDKIAFAVHSSFLTSGYVLTATGPQALSDNAFSDPSNDEVSVDHWNELNDEYAFVYANPEKGSEKVLVKCLVMNDKLLVHAFTQGSSEPLSLEIDVGDYAGEDGVSNYSQQFKNLDKLVKKIDGDILSKLDGSAKASSSSRSSETSNRTRQEIPDPVAGFGEPGGPPTQFIFPSVPIGSGSDLVPGPAAGVFPSRGGHGIGGSMLVGPNDPRWFGGVGGIGGDPAFPGGLPGVPPGARFDPYGPPGVPGFEPNRFARNPRRPGYDTHPDWQHFRRDADSDYI; encoded by the exons ATGGCGAGTGAAAAGTTGGTGCTGGCAGTGATCAGGGCCGCGAGGCCAACCTTCCGCAACCAAAACGACAAAATCGCATTTGCCGTTCACTCCTCCTTCCTCACCTCCGGCTATGTCCTCACCGCTACAGGTCCCCAGGCCCTCTCCGACAATGCGTTTTCTGACCCATCCAATG ACGAGGTATCCGTTGATCATTGGAACGAGCTGAACGATGAGTACGCGTTCGTTTACGCGAATCCAGAAAAGGGTTCGGAGAAAGTGCTTGTCAAGTGCCTCGTGATGAACGACAAATTGCTCGTTCATGCTTTTACTCAAGGATCTTCGGAGCCTTTGAGCCTTGAGATTGA TGTTGGGGATTATGCTGGAGAGGATGGAGTCAGCAATTATTCTCAGCAGTTCAAGAATTTGGATAAGCTTGTGAAGAAAATAGATGGGGATATCTTGTCTAAATTAGATGGTTCTGCTAAAGCCAGCTCATCAAGTAGAAG CTCAGAAACAAGTAACAGAACTAGACAAGAGATACCTGATCCTGTTGCTGGATTTGGTGAACCTGGTGGTCCTCCAACGCA ATTTATTTTCCCTTCAGTTCCCATTGGTTCTGGTAGTGATCTTGTTCCTGGGCCTGCTGCTGGAGTGTTTCCTTCAAG GGGTGGTCATGGCATTGGTGGAAGCATGCTTGTAG GGCCTAATGACCCCCGTTGGTTTGGTGGTGTTGGTGGTATTGGTGGAGATCCTGCTTTTCCTGGAGGATTGCC GGGTGTTCCTCCCGGTGCGCGATTTGATCCATATGGACCTCCCGGTGTTCCTGGTTTTGAACCCAACAGATTTGCAAG GAATCCTAGGAGGCCAGGATATGACACTCATCCAGATTGGCAACATTTTCGGAGAGATGCTGATTCAGACTACATATAG